A genome region from Bradyrhizobium commune includes the following:
- a CDS encoding efflux transporter outer membrane subunit, whose product MDVTEPVPAVATGRSHGSTSRKPGVARWLAVLCLATSSGACVLTQDLPDPALDVPTQYKYVGKADAPPSLDWWRGFRSAELTQLMEEAQTVNLDIAAAVSRIVEADAQARQAGAALLPSLSGGGQETYSRTSGSSSSGLTNGGREVVNYQASLSASYQLDFWGQNRDALQTAEETANANRFDRDTVALTTLASVANAYFQVLASQDRIRTSQRNIASAQRILDAVRERRKAGTGTDLDVAQQESVLANQKALVPPLRQTLDQNVNALAVLVSRPPESVRVLGGSLNGIAIPRVTPGLPSELLTQRPDIRRQEAQLASATANIGNARAQFFPTIQLTGNGGYQSSALISLFQPHAAFFQLVGSATQPIFDGGKILGNFEYAKARQDELLQTYRKTIVQAFTDVDNALFSIRQTTIKLQLQRDVVAASRRAFDLSEQQLRAGTADIVTVLNTQLTLFTAEDALSQAQLARLLAIVSLYQALGGGWEPRMEKPVNAL is encoded by the coding sequence GTGGATGTGACAGAGCCGGTTCCGGCGGTCGCCACGGGGCGATCCCATGGTTCTACGTCCCGGAAGCCGGGCGTCGCACGCTGGCTCGCGGTGCTCTGCCTTGCGACGAGCTCGGGCGCCTGTGTGCTGACCCAAGACCTTCCCGATCCGGCGCTCGATGTCCCCACGCAGTATAAATATGTCGGCAAGGCCGACGCGCCGCCGTCGCTGGATTGGTGGCGCGGCTTCCGCTCTGCGGAGTTGACGCAATTGATGGAAGAAGCGCAGACCGTCAATCTCGACATCGCCGCCGCCGTCTCGCGCATCGTCGAGGCCGACGCCCAGGCGCGGCAGGCGGGCGCCGCCCTGCTGCCGAGCCTGTCGGGCGGCGGGCAGGAGACCTATTCGCGCACCTCCGGCTCCTCATCCTCCGGCCTCACCAATGGCGGCCGTGAGGTCGTCAACTACCAGGCCTCGCTGAGCGCGAGCTACCAGCTCGACTTCTGGGGCCAGAACCGCGATGCGCTGCAAACGGCGGAGGAAACAGCGAATGCCAACCGCTTCGACCGCGACACGGTCGCGCTGACGACCCTCGCCAGTGTCGCCAATGCCTATTTCCAGGTGCTGGCGTCACAGGATCGGATCAGGACCTCACAGCGCAACATTGCGAGCGCGCAGCGTATCCTCGATGCGGTCCGCGAGCGCCGCAAGGCGGGGACGGGCACCGATCTCGACGTCGCCCAGCAGGAGAGCGTGCTGGCGAACCAGAAAGCCCTGGTGCCGCCGCTGCGCCAGACGCTCGACCAGAACGTCAACGCGCTCGCCGTGCTGGTGTCGCGGCCGCCGGAAAGCGTGCGCGTGCTCGGCGGCTCGCTGAACGGCATCGCGATCCCCCGGGTGACGCCCGGCCTGCCGTCGGAGCTTTTGACCCAGCGGCCTGACATCCGCCGGCAGGAGGCGCAGCTCGCCTCCGCCACGGCGAACATCGGCAATGCCCGGGCGCAATTCTTCCCGACCATCCAGCTGACCGGCAACGGCGGCTACCAGAGCTCGGCGCTGATCTCGCTGTTCCAGCCGCATGCGGCGTTCTTCCAGCTCGTCGGCAGCGCGACCCAGCCGATCTTCGACGGCGGCAAGATCCTTGGCAATTTTGAATATGCCAAGGCGCGCCAGGACGAATTGCTCCAGACCTACCGCAAGACCATCGTCCAGGCCTTCACCGACGTCGACAATGCGCTGTTCTCGATCAGGCAGACCACGATCAAGCTGCAATTGCAGCGTGATGTCGTCGCCGCCTCGCGGCGCGCCTTCGATCTGTCGGAGCAGCAATTGCGCGCCGGCACCGCGGACATCGTGACCGTGCTCAACACCCAACTGACCCTGTTTACGGCGGAAGATGCGCTGTCGCAGGCGCAACTCGCTCGCCTTCTTGCCATCGTCAGCCTGTATCAGGCGCTCGGCGGCGGCTGGGAGCCGCGCATGGAGAAACCGGTCAATGCTCTTTAA
- a CDS encoding NAD(P)/FAD-dependent oxidoreductase has protein sequence MRIAVIGTGIAGNAAAWTLSQRYPVTVYDRELRPGGHSHTVSIDYLGTPVAVDIGFIVYNELNYPDLTAMFAHLGVETLASCMSFSVSADGGRFEWRGGDSEWWATGAGLFAQASNLLSPSYIRMLTDIPRFGRQSVDDLRSGRLAGLTLGDYFQQRGFAKRLLTDYLAPMGAAIWSAPASEMLDFPAENFIAFFDNHRLLHYDRPVWRTVKGGSQRYVERLQAAFKDRIRLGCAVTSVERTAHGVVVHDSHGRHESFDHVVIAAHSDQALAMLSDADKRERDILGAIGYAPNRVYLHRDIRLMPKRRRAWACWNFLRWQREGSALNDVAVTYWMNRLQGIDADKPLFVSLNPPFEPAPELTFGQYLCEHPQYNAAAFAAQKRLGEIQGARRTWFCGAWTGYGFHEDGLCSGLAVAEALGATAPWREAPVALAEAAE, from the coding sequence ATGCGCATTGCGGTCATCGGAACGGGCATCGCCGGCAACGCGGCGGCCTGGACGCTTTCACAGCGCTATCCGGTGACGGTCTATGACCGCGAGCTGCGCCCCGGCGGCCACAGCCACACCGTCAGCATCGACTATCTGGGCACGCCGGTCGCCGTCGACATCGGCTTCATCGTCTATAACGAGCTCAACTATCCCGATCTCACGGCGATGTTCGCCCATCTCGGCGTCGAGACTTTGGCGAGCTGCATGAGCTTCTCCGTCTCCGCCGATGGCGGCCGGTTCGAATGGCGCGGTGGCGACAGTGAATGGTGGGCGACAGGCGCAGGCCTGTTTGCGCAGGCCAGCAACCTGCTCTCGCCGTCCTACATCCGCATGCTCACGGACATCCCCAGGTTCGGCCGGCAAAGCGTCGACGATTTGCGCAGCGGCCGCCTCGCCGGACTAACGCTGGGAGACTATTTTCAGCAACGAGGTTTCGCGAAACGGCTGCTCACCGACTATCTCGCGCCGATGGGGGCTGCGATCTGGTCGGCACCTGCGAGCGAGATGCTCGACTTCCCGGCCGAGAATTTCATCGCCTTCTTCGACAACCATCGCCTGCTGCATTACGACCGACCGGTCTGGCGTACGGTCAAGGGCGGCAGCCAGCGCTATGTCGAGCGGCTCCAGGCCGCGTTCAAGGATCGCATCCGGCTCGGCTGTGCAGTGACGTCGGTGGAGCGAACCGCACACGGCGTCGTGGTCCATGACAGTCACGGCCGCCACGAGAGCTTTGATCATGTGGTGATCGCGGCCCACAGCGACCAGGCGCTTGCCATGCTGTCCGACGCGGACAAGCGCGAACGCGACATCCTCGGCGCCATCGGTTATGCCCCGAACAGGGTCTACCTGCATCGCGATATCAGGCTGATGCCGAAGCGGCGCCGCGCCTGGGCGTGCTGGAATTTCCTGCGCTGGCAGCGCGAGGGCTCGGCGCTCAACGACGTTGCCGTCACCTACTGGATGAACCGGCTCCAGGGCATCGATGCCGACAAGCCGCTGTTCGTCAGCCTCAATCCACCGTTCGAGCCCGCGCCCGAGCTGACATTCGGCCAATATCTCTGCGAGCATCCGCAGTACAATGCGGCGGCCTTTGCCGCGCAAAAGCGGCTGGGCGAAATCCAGGGCGCGCGCCGCACTTGGTTCTGCGGCGCCTGGACCGGCTACGGCTTTCACGAGGACGGCCTGTGCTCCGGTCTTGCGGTCGCCGAGGCGCTCGGCGCCACCGCGCCGTGGCGCGAGGCACCGGTCGCGCTGGCGGAGGCCGCGGAGTAG
- a CDS encoding DUF1365 domain-containing protein: MATTALPITDAAALYFGDVMHARLKPIGHRFRYRVMSLLIDLDRLNEADRQSALFGVNRTALYSFHEKDHGPRDGSSLKAYALRCAAAHGIDLAGGRVELLCYPRLLGYGFNPLSVYFCHRDNGELALAIYEVRNTFGEFHPYILPVRPGEWSDAGLRQQQDKLFYVSPFLPMAMRYHFRVQPPSGTVRLRILETDRDGPLLAATFNGRRRALTSRALLRSFFALPLVSLKVMAAIHWEALRLWLKGARPVPRPNAAAQPASETTLASGKSRAYIIRR; the protein is encoded by the coding sequence ATGGCGACGACAGCTTTGCCCATAACCGACGCTGCCGCCCTCTATTTCGGCGACGTCATGCATGCGCGGCTGAAGCCGATCGGCCATCGCTTCCGCTATCGCGTCATGAGTCTCCTGATTGATCTCGACCGGCTCAACGAGGCCGACCGGCAATCGGCGCTGTTCGGCGTCAACCGCACCGCGCTCTACAGCTTCCACGAGAAGGACCATGGCCCGCGCGACGGCTCTTCGCTGAAGGCCTATGCGCTACGCTGCGCTGCGGCGCACGGTATCGACCTCGCCGGCGGCCGGGTCGAGCTGCTCTGCTATCCTCGCCTGCTCGGCTACGGCTTCAATCCGCTCTCGGTCTATTTTTGCCATCGCGACAACGGCGAGCTGGCGCTGGCGATCTACGAGGTGCGCAACACCTTTGGCGAATTTCACCCTTACATCCTGCCGGTGCGACCGGGGGAATGGAGCGATGCGGGCCTCCGGCAGCAGCAGGACAAGCTGTTCTATGTCTCACCCTTCCTGCCGATGGCGATGCGCTATCATTTCCGCGTCCAGCCGCCATCCGGCACGGTCAGGCTGCGCATCCTGGAGACCGACCGCGACGGTCCGTTGCTGGCGGCGACCTTCAACGGCCGCCGCCGGGCGCTCACCTCCCGGGCCCTGCTGCGATCGTTCTTCGCACTGCCGCTCGTGAGCCTCAAGGTGATGGCGGCGATCCACTGGGAGGCGTTGCGGCTCTGGCTGAAGGGTGCGCGGCCGGTGCCACGACCGAATGCCGCAGCGCAGCCTGCGAGCGAAACCACCTTGGCGTCGGGCAAATCGCGCGCCTATATTATTCGTCGCTGA
- a CDS encoding SAM-dependent methyltransferase, whose amino-acid sequence MSNAISVTPDNVETALADLPRLVRLALTFGSRLRRGTLDVILPDARVVRLGGQEPGPAAIMRLHNYGFAARLINGGDIGIAEAYLAGDWDTPDLTQFLYLFCVNHDLIQAMLRDKPLMRFVQMVRHWFNRNTRRQARRNIHAHYDIGNAFYSAWLDPSMTYSSALFEETTTDLTSAQTNKYRRLAEALDLKPGQKLLEIGCGWGGFAEFAAKTFGTRVVGLTISTEQRDFAQRRIHEAGLADKVEIRLQDYRDERDRYDRIASIEMIEAVGEQFWPRYFAQLRDRLLPGGLAGIQAITIQDKHFQSYRREVDFIQRYVFPGGMLPSPAVLKSLGERFGVPVIRERIFGQDYAKTLATWRNNFRAAWPGLVPLGFDDRFRRLWEYYLSYCEAGFLSGNIDVRQVIFAKQQ is encoded by the coding sequence ATGTCGAATGCCATTTCGGTGACGCCCGATAATGTGGAGACAGCGCTCGCTGACCTGCCGCGCCTCGTCCGCCTTGCGCTTACTTTCGGCTCCAGGCTGCGGCGCGGCACGCTCGACGTCATTCTGCCGGATGCGCGCGTGGTCCGCCTTGGCGGGCAAGAGCCCGGCCCGGCCGCGATCATGCGGCTGCACAATTACGGTTTTGCCGCGCGCCTGATCAACGGTGGCGATATCGGGATCGCGGAAGCCTATCTCGCCGGCGACTGGGATACGCCGGACCTCACGCAGTTTCTCTACCTGTTTTGCGTCAACCACGATCTGATCCAGGCCATGCTGCGCGACAAGCCGCTGATGCGGTTCGTGCAGATGGTGCGGCACTGGTTCAACCGCAACACCCGCCGCCAGGCGCGGCGTAACATCCACGCCCATTACGACATCGGCAATGCGTTCTACTCGGCCTGGCTCGATCCCAGCATGACCTATTCCTCGGCTCTGTTCGAGGAGACGACCACCGATCTCACGTCAGCCCAGACCAACAAATATCGCCGCCTCGCCGAGGCGCTCGATTTGAAGCCGGGTCAGAAGCTGCTCGAGATCGGCTGTGGCTGGGGCGGCTTTGCGGAATTTGCCGCAAAGACGTTCGGCACGCGCGTGGTCGGATTGACGATCTCGACCGAGCAGCGCGACTTTGCACAGAGGCGCATCCATGAGGCAGGCCTCGCCGACAAGGTCGAGATCCGCCTCCAGGATTATCGCGACGAGCGCGACCGCTACGACCGCATCGCCTCGATCGAGATGATCGAGGCGGTCGGCGAGCAGTTCTGGCCGCGCTATTTCGCACAATTGCGTGACCGGCTGCTGCCTGGCGGGCTTGCCGGCATCCAGGCCATCACCATCCAGGACAAGCACTTCCAGAGCTATCGGCGCGAGGTCGACTTCATCCAGCGCTACGTCTTTCCAGGCGGCATGCTGCCCTCGCCTGCCGTGCTCAAGTCGCTCGGCGAGAGGTTCGGTGTGCCCGTCATCCGCGAGCGCATCTTCGGGCAAGATTATGCCAAGACGCTTGCGACCTGGCGAAATAATTTTCGCGCGGCCTGGCCAGGTCTCGTTCCGCTCGGATTCGACGACCGATTCCGGCGGCTGTGGGAATACTATCTTTCCTACTGCGAGGCCGGATTCCTGTCCGGCAATATCGACGTCCGGCAAGTCATCTTCGCAAAGCAGCAATAA
- a CDS encoding cysteine synthase A, whose translation MTIKNDVVEAIGNTPLIKLKRASELTGCTILGKAEFMNPGQSVKDRAGKWMILEAEKRGELKPGGLVVEATAGNTGIGLAVVASARGYRTLIVIPETQSQEKKDFLKLCGAELIEVPALPYANPNNYQHVGRRLADELRKTEPSGVLFADQWNNLDNAKAHYDSTGPEIWEQTGGKVDGFVCSVGSGGTLAGTSRYLKEKNKNIRIACADPHGAGMFEYFRTGDPKATPGGSITEGIGLNRATAIVESAKVDDAYLIPDAEAVTVIYELLQHEGLCLGGSTGINIVGAMRLAKQLGPGRTIVTVLCDSGSRYQSKLFNADFMRAKNLPVPEWLEKRSNIKPPFV comes from the coding sequence ATGACCATCAAAAACGACGTTGTCGAAGCCATCGGCAACACCCCGCTCATCAAGCTGAAGCGCGCGTCGGAATTGACCGGCTGCACCATTCTCGGCAAGGCCGAGTTCATGAATCCCGGCCAGTCGGTCAAGGACCGCGCCGGCAAATGGATGATCCTGGAGGCCGAGAAGCGCGGTGAGCTCAAGCCCGGCGGTCTCGTCGTGGAAGCGACCGCCGGCAACACCGGCATTGGCCTTGCGGTCGTCGCAAGCGCGCGCGGCTACCGCACGCTGATCGTGATCCCGGAGACGCAGAGCCAGGAGAAGAAGGATTTTCTGAAGCTGTGCGGCGCCGAGCTGATCGAGGTGCCGGCGCTGCCTTACGCCAATCCCAACAACTACCAGCACGTCGGCCGCCGCCTCGCTGACGAGCTGCGCAAGACCGAGCCCAGCGGCGTGCTGTTCGCCGACCAGTGGAACAATCTCGACAACGCCAAGGCGCATTACGACTCCACCGGGCCGGAGATCTGGGAGCAGACCGGCGGCAAGGTCGACGGCTTCGTCTGCTCGGTCGGCAGCGGCGGCACGCTGGCCGGCACCAGCCGCTATCTGAAAGAGAAGAACAAGAACATCCGGATCGCCTGTGCGGACCCGCACGGCGCCGGCATGTTCGAATATTTCAGGACCGGCGACCCCAAGGCCACGCCCGGCGGCTCGATTACCGAAGGCATCGGCCTCAACCGGGCAACCGCGATCGTCGAGAGCGCCAAGGTCGACGACGCCTATCTCATTCCCGACGCCGAAGCGGTGACGGTGATCTACGAATTGCTCCAGCACGAGGGCCTCTGCCTCGGCGGCTCGACCGGCATCAACATCGTGGGCGCGATGCGGCTGGCAAAGCAGCTCGGGCCGGGCAGGACGATCGTCACCGTGCTCTGCGATTCCGGCAGCCGCTATCAGTCAAAGCTGTTCAACGCGGATTTCATGCGCGCCAAGAATCTTCCAGTGCCGGAATGGCTGGAGAAGCGCAGCAACATCAAGCCGCCGTTCGTCTAG
- a CDS encoding DUF805 domain-containing protein translates to MLGFLFGFNARLGRLQFFLASVALAIVMTAICFAIAMASLRTSSPAAVRPEDLMKNWAIIAAIVFFGLATFTLQSMRIRDIGWDPVCVIPAWFALMIVDHVAAGRFPAWAIGQEHQGTMVGGIVNLGLMLALTFWPSAGSEGSYNNPFQPPARAANKPSMSSERLARVSQGAPRPTWS, encoded by the coding sequence ATGCTCGGTTTTCTGTTCGGCTTCAATGCCCGCCTCGGGCGCTTGCAGTTCTTTCTCGCCTCGGTCGCGCTGGCGATTGTGATGACCGCGATTTGCTTTGCGATCGCGATGGCCTCGCTGCGCACCAGCTCACCCGCTGCGGTGCGGCCGGAAGACCTCATGAAGAACTGGGCCATCATCGCCGCGATCGTCTTCTTCGGGCTCGCGACGTTCACGCTGCAATCCATGCGCATCCGCGACATCGGCTGGGACCCGGTCTGCGTGATCCCGGCCTGGTTCGCGCTCATGATCGTCGATCACGTCGCCGCGGGGCGGTTTCCGGCCTGGGCGATCGGCCAGGAGCATCAGGGCACGATGGTCGGCGGGATCGTCAATCTCGGACTGATGCTCGCGCTCACGTTCTGGCCGAGTGCCGGCAGCGAGGGCTCTTACAACAATCCGTTCCAGCCGCCTGCGCGCGCCGCCAACAAGCCGTCGATGTCGAGTGAACGCCTCGCGCGCGTGTCGCAGGGCGCGCCGCGGCCGACCTGGAGCTAG
- a CDS encoding amino acid ABC transporter ATP-binding protein produces the protein MSNSPIVNISGLNKWYGEFHVLRDIDLEVEKGERIVICGPSGSGKSTLIRCINALEEFQEGEIVVDGIELGPNLKHVDAVRREVGMVFQSFNLFPHLTVLDNCTLAPIWVRNIPKKDAEATAMKFLERVKIPHQANKFPGQMSGGQQQRVAIARALTMNPKVMLFDEPTSALDPEMVKEVLDTMVDLAEEGMTMLVVTHEMGFAKEVANRVVFMDAGQIIEANTPSEFFANPQHARSKLFLSQILR, from the coding sequence ATGTCCAATAGTCCCATCGTCAACATTTCCGGCCTCAACAAATGGTACGGCGAATTTCACGTGCTGCGGGACATCGACCTCGAGGTCGAGAAAGGCGAGCGCATCGTGATCTGCGGCCCCTCGGGCTCGGGCAAGTCGACCCTGATCCGCTGCATCAATGCGCTGGAGGAATTCCAGGAGGGCGAGATCGTCGTTGACGGCATCGAGCTCGGCCCGAACCTCAAGCATGTCGACGCGGTGCGCCGCGAGGTCGGCATGGTGTTCCAGAGCTTCAACCTGTTCCCGCATCTGACGGTGCTGGACAATTGCACGCTGGCGCCGATCTGGGTACGCAACATCCCCAAGAAGGACGCCGAAGCGACCGCGATGAAATTTCTGGAGCGGGTCAAGATTCCGCACCAGGCCAACAAGTTTCCGGGGCAGATGTCGGGCGGCCAGCAGCAGCGCGTCGCGATCGCCCGCGCGCTGACCATGAACCCGAAGGTGATGCTGTTCGACGAGCCGACCTCGGCACTCGACCCCGAGATGGTCAAGGAGGTGCTCGACACCATGGTCGACCTCGCCGAAGAGGGCATGACGATGCTGGTGGTCACCCACGAGATGGGCTTTGCCAAGGAAGTCGCCAACCGCGTGGTCTTCATGGACGCCGGCCAGATCATCGAGGCCAACACGCCGAGCGAATTCTTTGCCAACCCGCAGCACGCGCGCTCGAAGCTGTTCCTGAGCCAGATCCTGCGATGA
- a CDS encoding amino acid ABC transporter permease, which translates to MTDITASSFVRQDLVAERPAPVKTTGFIGLLRTRLFNSPTNILLTIVGALLLWFTIIPSVRFLIVDAVWRGSDRTACLAENAGFAVGACWPYIQAKLPQLIYGFYPEAERWRVDLSLILAAVLLLPLLIPRLPAKGLNAGLFFFAFPVVAFFLLHGGGITGFGLSWTAGLLQLFDESIGSAGQVLLSLSKNSAVAPLLWVVGNLILLLGTAIHWLIFPLTWLRDQIQVTGQPVWVDFAITAAVVSLIAFVLGGGVRSGGRALAATIATFVAIAIVIKLMGLDHGGLPIVATNLWGGLLVTLVVSVTGIVTSLPIGIALALGRRASIPLIRIFSIAFIEFWRGVPLITVLFFATYMLPLFLPGNFSVDGLVRALIGIALFTGAYQAENVRGGLAAIPRGQGEAAAALGLSWWKTTSLIVLPQALRHVIPNLVNSFISLFKDTSLVSIVALFDLLGSLRASFSDPKWSTPSTAFTGFAFAGIIYFLFCFGMSRYSLFVERRLNAHRRN; encoded by the coding sequence ATGACCGACATCACTGCGTCATCCTTCGTCCGTCAGGATCTGGTCGCCGAGCGTCCGGCGCCGGTGAAGACCACGGGATTCATCGGCCTGTTGCGCACCCGCCTGTTCAATTCGCCGACCAACATTCTGCTGACGATCGTCGGCGCCTTGCTGCTCTGGTTCACGATCATTCCGTCCGTCAGGTTCCTGATTGTCGATGCGGTCTGGCGCGGCAGCGACCGCACCGCCTGCCTCGCCGAGAACGCCGGATTTGCGGTGGGGGCCTGCTGGCCCTATATCCAGGCCAAGCTGCCGCAGCTGATTTACGGCTTCTATCCCGAGGCCGAGCGCTGGCGGGTCGACCTGTCACTCATCCTTGCGGCGGTTCTGCTGCTGCCGCTCCTGATCCCGCGCCTGCCGGCGAAGGGACTGAACGCCGGGCTGTTTTTCTTCGCCTTTCCGGTGGTCGCATTCTTCCTGCTGCATGGCGGCGGCATCACCGGCTTCGGCCTGAGCTGGACCGCCGGCCTGCTGCAATTATTCGACGAGAGTATCGGCAGCGCTGGCCAGGTCCTGCTCAGTCTCAGCAAGAATTCGGCCGTTGCGCCATTGCTCTGGGTCGTCGGCAACCTCATCCTGCTGCTCGGCACCGCGATCCATTGGCTGATCTTCCCGCTGACCTGGCTGCGCGACCAGATCCAGGTGACGGGCCAGCCGGTTTGGGTCGATTTCGCCATCACCGCCGCGGTTGTTTCCCTGATCGCCTTCGTTCTCGGCGGCGGCGTCCGCAGCGGCGGACGCGCGCTCGCAGCGACCATCGCTACCTTCGTCGCCATTGCCATCGTCATCAAGCTGATGGGGCTCGACCATGGCGGGCTGCCGATCGTCGCCACGAATTTGTGGGGTGGCCTCTTGGTGACGCTGGTGGTTTCCGTGACCGGGATCGTCACCTCGCTGCCGATCGGCATTGCGCTCGCGCTTGGCCGCCGCGCCTCGATCCCGCTGATCCGGATCTTCTCGATCGCCTTCATCGAATTCTGGCGCGGCGTGCCGCTGATCACCGTGCTGTTCTTCGCCACCTACATGCTGCCCCTGTTCCTGCCCGGCAATTTCTCGGTCGACGGTCTGGTGCGCGCGCTGATCGGCATCGCGCTGTTCACCGGCGCTTATCAGGCCGAGAACGTCCGCGGCGGCTTGGCTGCGATACCGCGCGGGCAGGGGGAGGCAGCTGCGGCGCTTGGGCTGTCCTGGTGGAAGACGACGTCGCTGATCGTGCTGCCGCAGGCGCTCCGCCACGTCATTCCGAACCTCGTCAACAGCTTCATCTCGCTGTTCAAGGACACTTCGCTGGTCTCGATCGTGGCGCTGTTCGACCTCCTGGGCTCGTTACGTGCGTCATTCTCCGACCCGAAATGGTCGACGCCGTCGACCGCGTTCACCGGATTCGCCTTCGCCGGCATCATCTACTTCCTGTTCTGCTTTGGAATGTCGCGCTACTCGTTGTTCGTCGAGCGCCGTCTCAACGCCCACCGCCGCAACTGA
- a CDS encoding amino acid ABC transporter permease — protein MSIEARKPPLQLTLKIRRVLGGKAGWNGVAVQFAFAAVLGWIAYEIISNARANLENQHIAAGFGFLRNNAGFDVNQTLIPYTGSDTFFRVFVVGLLNTLVVSVVGIVFATVIGFIIALCRLSPNWLLARVGEIYVELIRNLPLLFQILFWYLAVLAALPNPRQSISLLGIAFISNRGLVIPQPIGQAGLEPFLVVLAIGIVAALALRVYARRALFLYGRMIRIWPYVLGLVVGLPLVTILAFGLPFTFELPQLKGFNFAGGSRIIPEFVALTLALSTYTASFIAEIVRAGILSVHKGQMEAGSSLGLSRGTTLRLIVVPQAMRVIVPPLTNQYLNLTKNSSLAVAIGYPDLVSVFAGTSLSQTGQAIEIIAMTMGVYLLISLITSGVMSIYGWRLSRSLGA, from the coding sequence ATGAGCATCGAGGCTCGTAAACCGCCGCTCCAGCTCACGCTGAAGATCAGGCGTGTTCTGGGTGGCAAGGCAGGCTGGAACGGCGTCGCCGTCCAGTTTGCCTTTGCAGCGGTGCTGGGCTGGATCGCCTACGAGATCATCTCCAACGCCCGCGCCAACCTCGAGAACCAGCACATTGCCGCTGGCTTCGGTTTCTTGCGGAACAATGCCGGATTCGACGTCAACCAGACGCTGATCCCCTACACCGGCTCCGATACCTTCTTCCGGGTGTTCGTGGTGGGGCTCCTCAACACGCTCGTGGTCTCGGTGGTGGGCATCGTGTTCGCCACCGTGATCGGATTCATCATCGCGTTGTGCAGGCTGTCGCCCAACTGGCTGCTGGCGCGCGTCGGCGAGATCTATGTCGAGCTCATCCGCAACCTGCCGCTACTGTTCCAGATCCTGTTCTGGTACCTCGCGGTGCTTGCGGCGCTCCCTAATCCGCGGCAGAGCATTTCGCTGCTCGGCATCGCCTTCATCAGCAATCGCGGACTGGTCATTCCGCAGCCGATCGGCCAGGCCGGGCTCGAGCCGTTCCTGGTGGTGCTGGCGATCGGAATCGTCGCCGCGCTGGCGTTGCGCGTCTATGCGCGGCGGGCGCTGTTCCTGTACGGTCGGATGATCCGCATCTGGCCTTATGTGCTGGGCCTCGTTGTCGGGCTGCCGCTCGTCACGATACTGGCGTTCGGTCTGCCCTTCACCTTCGAGCTGCCGCAGCTCAAGGGTTTCAATTTCGCCGGCGGCTCGCGGATCATCCCGGAATTCGTGGCGCTGACGTTGGCGCTTTCGACCTATACGGCCTCCTTCATTGCCGAAATCGTGCGCGCCGGCATCCTGTCGGTCCACAAGGGGCAGATGGAGGCGGGATCCTCGCTCGGCCTGAGCCGCGGCACCACGTTGCGGCTCATTGTGGTGCCGCAGGCGATGCGCGTGATCGTGCCGCCGCTAACCAACCAGTACCTCAACCTCACCAAGAATTCCTCGTTGGCGGTCGCGATCGGTTATCCTGACCTGGTCTCGGTGTTTGCCGGCACCTCGCTGAGCCAGACCGGGCAGGCGATCGAGATCATCGCCATGACGATGGGCGTCTACCTCCTCATCTCGCTGATCACCAGCGGCGTCATGAGCATCTACGGTTGGCGCCTCAGCCGGAGTCTTGGAGCATGA